Proteins co-encoded in one Oreochromis aureus strain Israel breed Guangdong linkage group 3, ZZ_aureus, whole genome shotgun sequence genomic window:
- the LOC120438481 gene encoding pectinesterase inhibitor 10-like, which produces MKMRKLYEHLLRKLQASPPAKSSTPAAGPSSADSVDAGPVPDPEALNEEFILHLKPEPTSSLCQPPVSYSSSLLPPASSSPSLLSPASSSPSPLPPASSSPSPLPSASSSSSPLPAFPSISTAYTLDVPNKKRTRKECQKHRTQKIFKYEQIVERRVVNEKEVKVKWKPCSIWYVVTTLLDGNRHSY; this is translated from the exons ATGAAGATGAGGAAACTTTATGAACACCTTCTGAGAA AATTACAAGCTTCACCTCCTGCTAAAAGTTCTACACCAGCAGCTGGACCATCCTCTGCTGACAGTGTCGATGCTGGACCAGTCCCAGACCCAGAGGCTCTAAACGAGgaatttattttgcatttaaagCCGGAACCAACATCTTCCCTCTGTCAGCCTCCTGTGTCCTACTCttcatctctgcttcctcctgcatcctcctctccatctctgctttctcctgcatcctcctctccatctccgcttcctcctgcatcctcctctccatctccgCTTCCTTCtgcatcctcctcttcatctccgCTTCCTGCATTTCCCTCAATTTCTACGGCGTACACCTTGGATGtcccaaacaaaaaaaggacaagGAAAG aatGCCAAAAACACCGTACACAAAAGATTTTCAAATATGAACAGATAGTAGAGAGGAGAGTTGTAAAT GAAAAAGAAGTTAAAGTCAAGTGGAAGCCCTGCTCGATATGGTATGTAGTAACAACTTTGTTGGACGGGAACAGACATTCATATTGA